A genomic region of Daphnia carinata strain CSIRO-1 chromosome 5, CSIRO_AGI_Dcar_HiC_V3, whole genome shotgun sequence contains the following coding sequences:
- the LOC130696777 gene encoding LDLR chaperone boca-like isoform X1, with protein sequence MFLKKRASKLILLLFFVNSLFVVSGGKKSKDGEKPAWAKKDIRDYSEADLERLLDQWDEDEEPLPDDELPEHLRKPPPIDFSKIDASDPENLLKVSKKGKTIMTFVQVSGQPTRNEAEDLTKLWQSALWNNHIQAERFMVDDNRAIFMFRDGSQAWEAKNFLIDQDRCLSVTIENKVYPGKGNTDKVKNSKEEKKRKSNKGKLKTEL encoded by the exons ATGTTTCTGAAAAAGAGGGCTTCAAAGTTGAttctcttgttatttttcgtcAATTCGTTATTCGTCGTTAGTGGTGGCAAGAAAAGTAAGGACGGCGAGAAACCGGCATGGGCAAAGAAAGATATTAGAGATTATAGCGAAGCCGATCTAGAGCGCCTTCTTGATCAGTGGGAT GAAGATGAAGAACCTCTACCTGATGATGAGCTTCCTGAGCATTTACGTAAACCCCCACCAATTGACTTTTCAAAG ATTGATGCCTCTGATCCAGAAAATCTACTTAAAGTGtcaaaaaaaggtaaaacaatTATGACTTTTGTGCAAGTGTCAGGACAGCCAACACGTAATGAAGCTGAAGATTTAACAAAACTATGGCAGAGTGCATTGTGGAACAACCATATACAAGCTGAAAG ATTCATGGTAGATGACAACCGTGCAATTTTCATGTTCCGAGATGGCTCACAAGCATGGGAAGCAAAGAATTTTCTGATTGATCAGGATAGATGCCTTTCAGTCACCATAGAAAACAAAGTGTATCCAGGGAAGGGAAACACAGATAAG gtaaaaaattccaaagaagaaaagaaaagaaaatcaaacaaggGTAAATTGAAAACTGAACTGTAA
- the LOC130696777 gene encoding LDLR chaperone boca-like isoform X2: MFLKKRASKLILLLFFVNSLFVVSGGKKSKDGEKPAWAKKDIRDYSEADLERLLDQWDEDEEPLPDDELPEHLRKPPPIDFSKIDASDPENLLKVSKKGKTIMTFVQVSGQPTRNEAEDLTKLWQSALWNNHIQAERFMVDDNRAIFMFRDGSQAWEAKNFLIDQDRCLSVTIENKVYPGKGNTDKVLCKSSLI; this comes from the exons ATGTTTCTGAAAAAGAGGGCTTCAAAGTTGAttctcttgttatttttcgtcAATTCGTTATTCGTCGTTAGTGGTGGCAAGAAAAGTAAGGACGGCGAGAAACCGGCATGGGCAAAGAAAGATATTAGAGATTATAGCGAAGCCGATCTAGAGCGCCTTCTTGATCAGTGGGAT GAAGATGAAGAACCTCTACCTGATGATGAGCTTCCTGAGCATTTACGTAAACCCCCACCAATTGACTTTTCAAAG ATTGATGCCTCTGATCCAGAAAATCTACTTAAAGTGtcaaaaaaaggtaaaacaatTATGACTTTTGTGCAAGTGTCAGGACAGCCAACACGTAATGAAGCTGAAGATTTAACAAAACTATGGCAGAGTGCATTGTGGAACAACCATATACAAGCTGAAAG ATTCATGGTAGATGACAACCGTGCAATTTTCATGTTCCGAGATGGCTCACAAGCATGGGAAGCAAAGAATTTTCTGATTGATCAGGATAGATGCCTTTCAGTCACCATAGAAAACAAAGTGTATCCAGGGAAGGGAAACACAGATAAG GTTTTGTGCAAGTCCTCGTTGATCTGA
- the LOC130696749 gene encoding uncharacterized protein LOC130696749 isoform X1: MAHEGSPVHVSSPSHELGLSVKDPGDDCQQDLWFAEGNEIIDAGGPSSVEVQPDLSGSPRSISASSQLDDFNESLSPTNPLAETEGGGDLDIMGIANSWNDDEAFCNESAIPARGMELSCLSLGQTASSGPWPSPTPLFPTALDLFEDDRESVCELLGDIADSNSIPGVCGLRNLGNTCFMNAGLQCLINTPPLLNYFHSNSIDEQYPGCNSVHLTGQFATFLLKMWSGRFSTLRPAEFKHTLSLYHPQFKDYRQHDCQEFLALLLDSLHEHLSQTALKEGNPNHPRDVVTVPRRDADLPADCCLLTEEPMELYESSRSSQLSSPRSSSDSVETSSSCTTSCSSTRIKAAALSLRSLPIPEEVKQPLFPLSIHPPSQDGTVTDVLFKGSALSQKGSLIMERNMLNPCSDPVQNIVLEKNLLSEISSMMKESKTANVNISAGSAETSPNNEIYFDSGKFPATDQAKPRAAVASTLVRNTDSAQILLQAQQHIIQKNKVKNTNMLKETAKRLSEDQNLSSTSPFPLPSTEGIPSGNQSLPSPNNENVSSISKKARLENEDGQEAPTIGSTNDNRGPSPWDSLGALSKAVREEDSCRSDNIVSVTNSLANESVVTQTFQGQFRSTVVCCSCKHVSVTYEPFMYLSVPLPRALERQIEVVYIPASGTAGSSRHRLLLQLYDEVSKLREMLAKRLGLEDERSGRLVLAEVANRVIVRFLEDQLLLRNLTDGLHRSVYAFAVPPPASPTPPAFSSSDNNCSTLASVSASTTHPTNSVDSKLPSPVIEHSWKSCAICLEEMADTELRKHTSCTCLLCQSCIEASCRHHRSSFGSRIGEYLQCPVCGMDVKPEEEFAPLDKLHCYRPVIRLLNIPVLFRLASNSRSASPKSSRLVGHPRLLQLPNLVSPRILYDTVKNIYPKVNAFDLCFVDQQGIRCPRCVYPNRCNGCKISPEADQISLQPGDCLAVQVYTLENEDFASAVTKWEKVFDLQTVAEQDDSVSSSSSRSSRFQKEPLTLDDCLTAFSESETLDEGNPWFCPKCQKSQCASKTLSICQAPPYLIVYLKRFVFHDNSSSKLDNRVEFPLTGLSLQPYVDCGDVNNGDDNEDYMYDLYGVVCHFGSASSGHYTAYTRHINSKDWHYYNDETVLSRAPQDEDFSHGYVLFYQRRSRQSCQDDVVVPCVMDK; this comes from the exons ATGGCTCATGAGGGAAGTCCAGTTCACGTTTCCTCCCCTTCACATGAACTGGGTCTATCTGTGAAGGATCCAGGAGACGATTGCCAACAAGACTTGTGGTTTGCAGAAGGCAATGAAATAATTGATGCTGGTGGTCCCTCAAGTGTTGAAGTTCAGCCTGATTTAAGTGGCAGTCCACGCAGCATCAGTGCATCAAGCCAACTAGACGATTTCAACGAATCCCTTTCTCCAACCAATCCTTTAGCAGAGACTGAAGGTGGAGGAGACCTTGATATCATGGGCATTGCCAACTCATG gaATGATGATGAGGCTTTTTGCAATGAATCTGCTATACCTGCCAGAGGAATGGAACTGTCTTGTCTAAGCTTGGGACAAACTGCCAGCTCAGGTCCATGGCCAAGCCCTACACCACTTTTCCCAACTGCGTTGGACTTGTTTGAAGATGACAGAGAATCTGTTTGTGAACTCTTGGGAGACATAGCTg ATTCTAACAGTATTCCCGGCGTCTGTGGTCTACGTAACCTAGGAAATACTTGTTTTATGAATGCGGGTTTGCAGTGTTTGATTAATACC CCGCCGCTGTTGAATTACTTCCACTCGAATTCCATTGACGAGCAGTATCCTGGATGCAACTCCGTCCATCTTACAGGGCAGTTTGCGACGTTTCTCCTAAAAATGTGGAGCGGACGCTTTAGCACACTGAGACCGGCAGAATTCAAACACACGTTGTCTTTGTATCATCCTCAGTTTAAAGACTATCGTCAG CACGATTGCCAAGAATTTCTTGCCTTATTGCTCGATTCCCTTCATGAACACCTAAGCCAGACGGCTTTGAAGGAAGGTAATCCCAACCACCCAAGGGACGTAGTGACTGTTCCTAGGCGCGATGCAGACCTTCCTGCCGATTGTTGTCTTTTGACAGAGGAACCTATGGAGCTTTACGAGAGCTCACGTTCAAGTCAGCTGTCCTCCCCACGTAGTTCTTCAGATTCTGTAGAAACATCATCAAGCTGTACTACAAGTTGCAGCAGTACGCGTATTAAAGCAGCTGCGTTGTCTCTGAGATCGTTACCTATACCGGAAGAAGTTAAACAACCTCTTTTCCCTTTATCGATTCATCCACCGTCACAGGATGGCACTGTGACTGATGTTCTTTTCAAAGGCAGCGCACTCTCACAGAAAGGCTCA TTGATAATGGAGCGAAATATGCTTAATCCATGTTCGGACCCAGTTCAAAATATCGTCTTAGAGAAAAATCTGCTTAGTGAAATTAGCAGCATGATGAAGGAATCAAAAACTGCAAACGTCAACATATCAGCTGGCTCTGCCGAGACATCTCCTAATAATGAGATCTACTTTGACTCTGGTAAATTTCCAGCAACGGACCAGGCCAAACCGCGGGCTGCTGTAGCGTCTACACTCGTTCGGAACACGGACAGTGCTCAGATCCTCTTACAAGCGCAGCAACATATAATCCAAAagaacaaagtaaaaaatacaaacatgtTGAAGGAGACGGCGAAACGCCTCAGTGAAGATCAAAATCTGTCGTCAACGTCCCCGTTCCCGCTCCCTTCGACAGAAGGCATTCCTTCTGGCAACCAGTCATTGCCCAGTCCAAATAACGAGAATGTCAGCAGTATAAGTAAAAAGGCCCGACTCGAAAATGAGGATGGCCAAGAAGCGCCAACAATTGGTTCAACAAATGACAATAGAGGTCCATCACCGTGGGACTCGCTTGGCGCTCTTAGTAAGGCCGTGAGGGAAGAAGACTCTTGCCGGAGTGATAATATTGTTTCTGTGACAAATTCATTGGCAAATGAATCTGTGGTAACTCAGACTTTTCAGGGACAGTTTCGCAGCACG GTTGTGTGTTGCTCTTGCAAGCACGTTTCGGTGACATATGAACCTTTCATGTATTTATCGGTTCCTTTGCCAAGAGCGCTGGAACGTCAAATAGAAGTAGTGTATATTCCAGCGTCGGGGACGGCAGGCTCTAGCCGTCATCGCCTATTGCTTCAACTGTATGACGAAGTGTCGAAACTACGTGAAATGCTGGCCAAACGTTTAGGATTGGAGGATGAACGAAGTGGTAGGTTAGTGTTGGCCGAAGTGGCTAACCGTGTCATCGTTCGATTCTTGGAGGATCAGCTGTTGCTTCGAAATTTGACGGATGGACTTCATCGATCGGTATATGCCTTTGCCGTGCCTCCCCCCGCATCTCCAACACCGCCTGCATTCAGTTCTAGTGACAACAATTGTTCAACGTTAGCTTCTGTTTCTGCAAG TACAACACATCCAACTAACTCTGTCGACTCCAAGTTACCGTCGCCGGTAATAGAGCATTCGTGGAAGAGTTGTGCGATATGCCTCGAAGAAATGGCTGATACGGAGTTACGGAAACATACGTCTTGTACTTGTCTTTTGTGTCAGTCGTGTATTGAG GCATCTTGTCGACACCATCGAAGTAGCTTTGGGAGCCGAATCGGCGAATATCTTCAGTGTCCAGTTTGCGGCATGGACGTTAAACCAGAAGAAGAATTCGCACCCTTAGATAAACTACATTGCTATCGCCCCGTTATACGACTGCTCAATATACCTGTTCTGTTCCGACTGGCAAGCAACTCGCGTTCGGCGAGCCCAAAAAGTAGTCGACTTGTTGGTCATCCCCGTCTGCTGCAACTTCCCAACCTTGTATCGCCTAGGATCTTATATGACACTGTTAAAAACATATATCCTAAAGTGAACGCCTTCGATTTGTGCTTTGTGGATCAACAG GGAATAAGATGCCCTCGCTGTGTTTATCCTAATCGTTGCAATGGTTGCAAAATTAGCCCTGAGGCTGATCAAATCTCACTACAGCCAGGCGATTGCCTAGCGGTGCAAGTTTATACTCTGGAAAATGAAGATTTTGCGTCTGCAGTGACGAAATGGGAAAAGGTTTTTGACTTACAAACGGTTGCTGAGCAGGATGATAGTGTAAGCAGCTCCTCTAGTAGATCTTCACGTTTTCAAAAGGAACCTCTAACTCTTGATGATTGTCTTACTGCATTTTCTGAAAG TGAAACGCTTGACGAAGGCAATCCATGGTTCTGTCCCAAGTGCCAGAAAAGCCAATGTGCAAGCAAAACCCTGTCAATTTGTCAAGCGCCTCCGTATCTTATCGTTTATTTGAAGCG TTTCGTGTTCCATGACAATTCGAGCAGTAAGCTTGATAACAGAGTGGAATTCCCCTTGACCGGGCTATCCCTACAACCTTACGTTGACTGTGGTGATGTCAATAACGGCGATGACAACGAAGATTATATGTATGATCTTTACGGAGTTGTCTGTCACTTTGGAA GTGCTTCATCAGGGCACTATACAGCGTACACAAGACATATTAATTCAAAGGATTGGCATTATTATAATGACGAAACCGTCTTATCTCGTGCACCTCAAGACGAGGACTTTAGCCATggttatgttttgttttatcagCGGCGCAGTCGGCAGAGCTGCCAGGACGACGTTGTCGTACCATGTGTCATggacaaataa
- the LOC130696749 gene encoding uncharacterized protein LOC130696749 isoform X2 has product MNAGLQCLINTPPLLNYFHSNSIDEQYPGCNSVHLTGQFATFLLKMWSGRFSTLRPAEFKHTLSLYHPQFKDYRQHDCQEFLALLLDSLHEHLSQTALKEGNPNHPRDVVTVPRRDADLPADCCLLTEEPMELYESSRSSQLSSPRSSSDSVETSSSCTTSCSSTRIKAAALSLRSLPIPEEVKQPLFPLSIHPPSQDGTVTDVLFKGSALSQKGSLIMERNMLNPCSDPVQNIVLEKNLLSEISSMMKESKTANVNISAGSAETSPNNEIYFDSGKFPATDQAKPRAAVASTLVRNTDSAQILLQAQQHIIQKNKVKNTNMLKETAKRLSEDQNLSSTSPFPLPSTEGIPSGNQSLPSPNNENVSSISKKARLENEDGQEAPTIGSTNDNRGPSPWDSLGALSKAVREEDSCRSDNIVSVTNSLANESVVTQTFQGQFRSTVVCCSCKHVSVTYEPFMYLSVPLPRALERQIEVVYIPASGTAGSSRHRLLLQLYDEVSKLREMLAKRLGLEDERSGRLVLAEVANRVIVRFLEDQLLLRNLTDGLHRSVYAFAVPPPASPTPPAFSSSDNNCSTLASVSASTTHPTNSVDSKLPSPVIEHSWKSCAICLEEMADTELRKHTSCTCLLCQSCIEASCRHHRSSFGSRIGEYLQCPVCGMDVKPEEEFAPLDKLHCYRPVIRLLNIPVLFRLASNSRSASPKSSRLVGHPRLLQLPNLVSPRILYDTVKNIYPKVNAFDLCFVDQQGIRCPRCVYPNRCNGCKISPEADQISLQPGDCLAVQVYTLENEDFASAVTKWEKVFDLQTVAEQDDSVSSSSSRSSRFQKEPLTLDDCLTAFSESETLDEGNPWFCPKCQKSQCASKTLSICQAPPYLIVYLKRFVFHDNSSSKLDNRVEFPLTGLSLQPYVDCGDVNNGDDNEDYMYDLYGVVCHFGSASSGHYTAYTRHINSKDWHYYNDETVLSRAPQDEDFSHGYVLFYQRRSRQSCQDDVVVPCVMDK; this is encoded by the exons ATGAATGCGGGTTTGCAGTGTTTGATTAATACC CCGCCGCTGTTGAATTACTTCCACTCGAATTCCATTGACGAGCAGTATCCTGGATGCAACTCCGTCCATCTTACAGGGCAGTTTGCGACGTTTCTCCTAAAAATGTGGAGCGGACGCTTTAGCACACTGAGACCGGCAGAATTCAAACACACGTTGTCTTTGTATCATCCTCAGTTTAAAGACTATCGTCAG CACGATTGCCAAGAATTTCTTGCCTTATTGCTCGATTCCCTTCATGAACACCTAAGCCAGACGGCTTTGAAGGAAGGTAATCCCAACCACCCAAGGGACGTAGTGACTGTTCCTAGGCGCGATGCAGACCTTCCTGCCGATTGTTGTCTTTTGACAGAGGAACCTATGGAGCTTTACGAGAGCTCACGTTCAAGTCAGCTGTCCTCCCCACGTAGTTCTTCAGATTCTGTAGAAACATCATCAAGCTGTACTACAAGTTGCAGCAGTACGCGTATTAAAGCAGCTGCGTTGTCTCTGAGATCGTTACCTATACCGGAAGAAGTTAAACAACCTCTTTTCCCTTTATCGATTCATCCACCGTCACAGGATGGCACTGTGACTGATGTTCTTTTCAAAGGCAGCGCACTCTCACAGAAAGGCTCA TTGATAATGGAGCGAAATATGCTTAATCCATGTTCGGACCCAGTTCAAAATATCGTCTTAGAGAAAAATCTGCTTAGTGAAATTAGCAGCATGATGAAGGAATCAAAAACTGCAAACGTCAACATATCAGCTGGCTCTGCCGAGACATCTCCTAATAATGAGATCTACTTTGACTCTGGTAAATTTCCAGCAACGGACCAGGCCAAACCGCGGGCTGCTGTAGCGTCTACACTCGTTCGGAACACGGACAGTGCTCAGATCCTCTTACAAGCGCAGCAACATATAATCCAAAagaacaaagtaaaaaatacaaacatgtTGAAGGAGACGGCGAAACGCCTCAGTGAAGATCAAAATCTGTCGTCAACGTCCCCGTTCCCGCTCCCTTCGACAGAAGGCATTCCTTCTGGCAACCAGTCATTGCCCAGTCCAAATAACGAGAATGTCAGCAGTATAAGTAAAAAGGCCCGACTCGAAAATGAGGATGGCCAAGAAGCGCCAACAATTGGTTCAACAAATGACAATAGAGGTCCATCACCGTGGGACTCGCTTGGCGCTCTTAGTAAGGCCGTGAGGGAAGAAGACTCTTGCCGGAGTGATAATATTGTTTCTGTGACAAATTCATTGGCAAATGAATCTGTGGTAACTCAGACTTTTCAGGGACAGTTTCGCAGCACG GTTGTGTGTTGCTCTTGCAAGCACGTTTCGGTGACATATGAACCTTTCATGTATTTATCGGTTCCTTTGCCAAGAGCGCTGGAACGTCAAATAGAAGTAGTGTATATTCCAGCGTCGGGGACGGCAGGCTCTAGCCGTCATCGCCTATTGCTTCAACTGTATGACGAAGTGTCGAAACTACGTGAAATGCTGGCCAAACGTTTAGGATTGGAGGATGAACGAAGTGGTAGGTTAGTGTTGGCCGAAGTGGCTAACCGTGTCATCGTTCGATTCTTGGAGGATCAGCTGTTGCTTCGAAATTTGACGGATGGACTTCATCGATCGGTATATGCCTTTGCCGTGCCTCCCCCCGCATCTCCAACACCGCCTGCATTCAGTTCTAGTGACAACAATTGTTCAACGTTAGCTTCTGTTTCTGCAAG TACAACACATCCAACTAACTCTGTCGACTCCAAGTTACCGTCGCCGGTAATAGAGCATTCGTGGAAGAGTTGTGCGATATGCCTCGAAGAAATGGCTGATACGGAGTTACGGAAACATACGTCTTGTACTTGTCTTTTGTGTCAGTCGTGTATTGAG GCATCTTGTCGACACCATCGAAGTAGCTTTGGGAGCCGAATCGGCGAATATCTTCAGTGTCCAGTTTGCGGCATGGACGTTAAACCAGAAGAAGAATTCGCACCCTTAGATAAACTACATTGCTATCGCCCCGTTATACGACTGCTCAATATACCTGTTCTGTTCCGACTGGCAAGCAACTCGCGTTCGGCGAGCCCAAAAAGTAGTCGACTTGTTGGTCATCCCCGTCTGCTGCAACTTCCCAACCTTGTATCGCCTAGGATCTTATATGACACTGTTAAAAACATATATCCTAAAGTGAACGCCTTCGATTTGTGCTTTGTGGATCAACAG GGAATAAGATGCCCTCGCTGTGTTTATCCTAATCGTTGCAATGGTTGCAAAATTAGCCCTGAGGCTGATCAAATCTCACTACAGCCAGGCGATTGCCTAGCGGTGCAAGTTTATACTCTGGAAAATGAAGATTTTGCGTCTGCAGTGACGAAATGGGAAAAGGTTTTTGACTTACAAACGGTTGCTGAGCAGGATGATAGTGTAAGCAGCTCCTCTAGTAGATCTTCACGTTTTCAAAAGGAACCTCTAACTCTTGATGATTGTCTTACTGCATTTTCTGAAAG TGAAACGCTTGACGAAGGCAATCCATGGTTCTGTCCCAAGTGCCAGAAAAGCCAATGTGCAAGCAAAACCCTGTCAATTTGTCAAGCGCCTCCGTATCTTATCGTTTATTTGAAGCG TTTCGTGTTCCATGACAATTCGAGCAGTAAGCTTGATAACAGAGTGGAATTCCCCTTGACCGGGCTATCCCTACAACCTTACGTTGACTGTGGTGATGTCAATAACGGCGATGACAACGAAGATTATATGTATGATCTTTACGGAGTTGTCTGTCACTTTGGAA GTGCTTCATCAGGGCACTATACAGCGTACACAAGACATATTAATTCAAAGGATTGGCATTATTATAATGACGAAACCGTCTTATCTCGTGCACCTCAAGACGAGGACTTTAGCCATggttatgttttgttttatcagCGGCGCAGTCGGCAGAGCTGCCAGGACGACGTTGTCGTACCATGTGTCATggacaaataa
- the LOC130696794 gene encoding choline-phosphate cytidylyltransferase A-like isoform X2 codes for MKMTSRKRPHEREETETRTIKSLPAPTFSKVEPAPFSEDEQALAALDLCDYSLKVTLEMAQSDTAHRPVRVYADGIYDLFHQGHARQLMQAKRIFPNVYLLVGVCSDSLTHENKGRTVMDENERYEAVRHCRYVDEVVRDAPWTLDDEFLNKHKIDFVAHDEIPYSAGSSDDIYAHIKARGMFVATERTEGVSTSDVVARIVKDYDVYVRRNLARGYSARELNVGYIKEKTFRLQNKMDELKNKGKKVIENIGEKRQDLIQKWEDKSKEFIGNFLLLFGREGRISHFWNEGKGRIRQALSPPSSPPRSLNASSSSRRHYDSGPPTKMVRYEECADYSSDDDSGGSSQDETGDEVDESRHDRKIFEKVGDVAESNGGTKTTF; via the exons ATGAAAATGACGTCGAGAAAGAGACCGCATGAGCGCGAAGAAACTGAAACGCGCACAATTAAATCACTCCCGGCACCAACATTTTCGAAG GTTGAACCAGCGCCATTCAGTGAGGATGAACAGGCATTGGCAGCATTGGATCTTTGTGACTATTCCTTAAAAGTTACACTTGAAATGGCCCAGAGTGACACAG CGCATCGCCCCGTTAGAGTTTATGCGGACGGGATTTATGACCTTTTTCATCAGGGACACGCACGGCAGCTCATGCAAGCCAAGCGAATTTTCCCAAATGTCTACCTTCTAGTAGGAG TCTGCAGTGACAGTTTAACCCACGAAAATAAAGGTCGAACAGTCATGGATGAAAACGAGCGCTACGAGGCTGTTAGGCACTGTCGGTACGTCGATGAAGTGGTTCGAGATGCCCCTTGGACTCTGGACGATGAGTTTCTAAACAAACATAAG ATTGACTTCGTAGCCCATGATGAGATTCCATACTCGGCAGGAAGTAGTGACGACATTTATGCCCACATAAAAGCTAGAGGGATGTTTGTAGCAACTGAACGAACAG AGGGTGTGTCAACTTCTGATGTTGTAGCGCGTATCGTCAAAGACTACGATGTTTATGTTCGACGAAATTTGGCCCGTGGGTACTCTGCAAGAGAACTAAACGTTGGTTATATCAAA GAAAAAACCTTTCgcttacaaaacaaaatggacgAGCTAAAAAACAAGGGCAAAAAAGTCATTGAAAATATCGGAGAAAAAAGGCAAGATTTAATCCAGAAATGGGAAGACAAGTCGAAGGAGTTCATTGgcaattttttgcttttgtttggaCGCGAAGGAAGAATC TCCCATTTTTGGAACGAGGGAAAAGGGCGAATCCGGCAAGCACTATCACCCCCTTCGAGTCCACCTCGCAGTCTAAACGCATCATCGTCTTCACGTCGTCATTACGATTCAGG cccACCAACAAAGATGGTGCGGTACGAAGAATGTGCTGATTATTCAAGCGATGACGATAGTGGTGGTTCGAGCCAAGACGAAACGGGTGATGAGGTTGACGAAAGTCGCCATGATAgaaaaattttcgaaaaagTTGGCGATGTAGCTGAATCTAATGGTGGAaccaaaacaacattttaa
- the LOC130696794 gene encoding choline-phosphate cytidylyltransferase A-like isoform X1, translating into MQAKRIFPNVYLLVGVCSDSLTHENKGRTVMDENERYEAVRHCRYVDEVVRDAPWTLDDEFLNKHKIDFVAHDEIPYSAGSSDDIYAHIKARGMFVATERTEGVSTSDVVARIVKDYDVYVRRNLARGYSARELNVGYIKEKTFRLQNKMDELKNKGKKVIENIGEKRQDLIQKWEDKSKEFIGNFLLLFGREGRISHFWNEGKGRIRQALSPPSSPPRSLNASSSSRRHYDSGPPTKMVRYEECADYSSDDDSGGSSQDETGDEVDESRHDRKIFEKVGDVAESNGGTKTTF; encoded by the exons ATGCAAGCCAAGCGAATTTTCCCAAATGTCTACCTTCTAGTAGGAG TCTGCAGTGACAGTTTAACCCACGAAAATAAAGGTCGAACAGTCATGGATGAAAACGAGCGCTACGAGGCTGTTAGGCACTGTCGGTACGTCGATGAAGTGGTTCGAGATGCCCCTTGGACTCTGGACGATGAGTTTCTAAACAAACATAAG ATTGACTTCGTAGCCCATGATGAGATTCCATACTCGGCAGGAAGTAGTGACGACATTTATGCCCACATAAAAGCTAGAGGGATGTTTGTAGCAACTGAACGAACAG AGGGTGTGTCAACTTCTGATGTTGTAGCGCGTATCGTCAAAGACTACGATGTTTATGTTCGACGAAATTTGGCCCGTGGGTACTCTGCAAGAGAACTAAACGTTGGTTATATCAAA GAAAAAACCTTTCgcttacaaaacaaaatggacgAGCTAAAAAACAAGGGCAAAAAAGTCATTGAAAATATCGGAGAAAAAAGGCAAGATTTAATCCAGAAATGGGAAGACAAGTCGAAGGAGTTCATTGgcaattttttgcttttgtttggaCGCGAAGGAAGAATC TCCCATTTTTGGAACGAGGGAAAAGGGCGAATCCGGCAAGCACTATCACCCCCTTCGAGTCCACCTCGCAGTCTAAACGCATCATCGTCTTCACGTCGTCATTACGATTCAGG cccACCAACAAAGATGGTGCGGTACGAAGAATGTGCTGATTATTCAAGCGATGACGATAGTGGTGGTTCGAGCCAAGACGAAACGGGTGATGAGGTTGACGAAAGTCGCCATGATAgaaaaattttcgaaaaagTTGGCGATGTAGCTGAATCTAATGGTGGAaccaaaacaacattttaa